A segment of the Neoarius graeffei isolate fNeoGra1 chromosome 5, fNeoGra1.pri, whole genome shotgun sequence genome:
CAGTAACATAAACACACTCTGTGATAGGTTACACAGTACAGAAATACACTCGTCTGACAGCAGAGAGGGAGAAATCAGAGATACGGGTGGACAACGCTGCTCTCAGGATTCAGACCTTCACCAGACAAACAGCAACAACCTCGATGCACACTGTCCTGAAACTTTTATAGACACAGAAGGCACAACATGCTTCCAGCAAAGACATAGCATCACGCCAGGGTGCGTAAATATCGAACACAAGGCACCACCGTCTCAGAATGACATATGCAATGGAAAAACAAGCATCTACAAGGCAGATGAACTTGACTTGCTAAGCAGGAGCGAACGGAAGCAAATTAATTGCAATGAATACGCTTTGCACACACATGCACCGAATGAGAGCACAAACACCTCCGGTGTAAACAGAAAGGCACTGAACACTAGCGTGCACTGCAAAGACGCTCTGATTGTTTTCACAACTTGCAGAGACTGTAACGTAGCAGAGATAGCACCATCCAAAACTGAGGAATACTCCTCAACACACCTTAACACTTGCGATGGTGACACAAAGCCTCATGACACACTGTGTGTATCAGGTGACCATTTGGGAACTGAATCTGTGAACTCTCCAGCGTCTGGACTTCTTCACCCCTTAAACGGTCAACTGCTACCTGCTTGTTCGGAAGAGACAGCTGCAGAGACTATATTACACACTGAAGCAGAGACACAACTCCAAAACCCCCCACATGATCAGCACCAGGACTTAGAGACCAAGTTCCTGCCATGCTCCACAGACTGTCACGATGATGACAGAATCATTTGGCGAAAGCCACCGGTTGTTGCAACAGAGAGCAACGAGTCCACACTACCCTATACTGGGGGATTTAAACAATTTGTGATCAGGGAGGATAGAAGAGACAGATTTGAAGAGAAGGCTTGGGAGGATTCCTCCTTTCCACTTACCCTCTCACCACTATCTACATCTGTGGAAAGACTCGCAGAAGGCACCACCTTCATCCAAATACACCATGAGTGCAAGGATGTTGACTCCCATAACCCAGAACTTTTGACATTCTCCAGTCATTCCTGTGACGTATCGCATTACTCCCTTTCCACAGAAGAGAAAGTGAAGGATCCAAGCCAGGAACTGACAAGGTCTGAGGAAGTAGAGGATAGTCTGTATCCAAAACATGGTCAGAGTATAAAAGATGAGCATCATCCTCCATTTCATTCAGCCAAGTCAAACCATTCTGAGATTAGGTCAGAGAACTGTGTCCTATCAAATCCTGTTGAAACACAGGCTCCACTATTTACTTTTTGTCAGCCAACACACACTCATGAGCAGTGTGTCAATGTCTTGAATAGCCACACACTATTTATTGATTTAAAACATAAGAGAAGCATCTCTTCTCCTCGAGGGAATGAGAGCCCATTTCCAGAAACTAGCACTATTAAGACTGTTGAAGACTCCAAAGCTTGCTTTGTTGAAAAGAACGATCCTCAATCAGATCAGATTGAGCCTTGTTGGAACCTTTCTGTACACAATAACACAGCCTCGGAAAAGTCAGCAGAGGCCAAAGAAGCTGTAGCTGTATGTAATCCATGGCTGGAACCTTTTTCTGATGGTCCAGAAAGTGATTCTGAGGATAGTGATCAAACCAATTCCCTTGTCCTGACCTTTGACCAGAACGAAGGAGCACTTCAGCTGGACTTGGTCAGCTTTGATGGTTTAAAGAAACGCTCCGATGGTCTGTGTCCTGTAGACTGGAGTAGTGAGGATTCCGCTGTCTCCGGGCTAGGTGAAGACTTGGAGAGCATTCACTGTGATTTCTACCCACCAAAGGTGGAGAACCTTGGGCAACCTACACAGAAAGAGTACCTTGAAAAGGATTCATGTTTACACTCTGAATGTAATATAATAAGCACAGATGATAAACTGCACAATGATCAAAAGTGTCACATAGACTCACACTTAATACAGTCAGTACCTAATGGACTTGGTCCATTTACACACTCTGAACAATGCAAAGATATTaaccacacacatatatacacttccCTCTGTGGCTGCATGCAAGAGACTGATTTAGACTCGTTCAGCTCTCAGCCACATCAGCCATGTACTGAAGTACTTAAATCTTCACCAGATTGTCTGGAGACACAGGATCCTCTCAAGCAGGACGATCAGAAAGAGCTCTTTAGCTCAACTCAGCTCAAATCCCATAACAGCATTGGTAGCTGTCGAGAAAAAGAGGACAGTTCATTAGCACTTTCTGGAGAAAAGACAATACGCTACACCCAACCTGAGGTTCTGCTCACTTCCCGaagcctggagcctatcccagagacAGACTGCATCCTGGATAACTTCTCGAACCTGAATGATGATACCTTTCTAGGTGACAAGGAAACAGATACTGAGAAGTTTGGAAGTAAAAAAATGAAACCATCAGAGTCAGACCAGGATATTCTTGGGGTCGCTTCCTGTAAGCATCGTTTGGCTGTATGCAAAGGTAACTcttaaaataaaatgaattaacaaGTGTAGCCTGTTATATTTATTACAATATGTTAGCTCTGATAAATGGTGATTTTCTCTCTTATTAGTCTAGTTGCCTAGTCCAAATCAGTAAAATTTATAGCTTTGGTTCATTTTATATTTTGTTCTATTCAACCACCAAGGGGGGACCAAAGTTTGACTCAAATGGATGAAAGACTGTGTGAAATATGGAGGCACCATATAACACTTCATAAGCATTATCCAATCTCGTAAAATATCTGACCTTCAAATGGTGAAACTTAGACGATACTTGTAGCTGTGCTTTATTTTTCTTCTCAGTCTTAGTTAAATTTAGCTTTGTCCTGCACAGCATGCTTTATTTTTTGGTTAGCATAATTACCTGAAGTTTTAGATGTTCAGTGAAATCCTTTGCCAAGATCAGACAACTAGCAGTACAATAACAGAGAAACCATAACTAAGCACTGACACCATTTTAAATATTGTATTGTTTGCTTGAACACCAGGAAAGTCTGAGGACCAGCCATGCTCTGCTCCCTTAGACCTGAATGAGGACAAGTCCTTGCAGAATAATGAAGCCACATCAATCAAGTGTCCATCCACAGGATCCTTGGAACTGGACACGAGCAGCATTAACAGTGAGGACCAAGAAGAGCAGAGATCTCCTGTTGCTGGTCCCACTGTGAAATCACAACAAACAAAAAGTAAAGTTAAGCCATCCAAATTCTCAGTTTTCTCCAAAATGTCCTCGTTCAGACGAGGAAAAAGTATGGCAAGGGATGGGAGCGTAAGTAAGGGTGAAATTTCACCAAAGGACTCTCAGGACAGAGGAGAGGACCTTCTTTTCTCTAGGAGTCACCTGACACAGGATGCAGGACGAGACCCAGAGAGTCAGACAGACAACTCAGACGATGAAGTCTTCTACAAAAGTGAGGCTGGAAATAAGCAACCAGGGCTCCGGGCAGATACAGAGGAAGAAGAGGTGGAGGAGGATGTCTTTGATCATGTCCAGGGGACAGGGGATACAGAAGGTTCGGAGATGTCACAACTTAAACAGAACACGGGTAGTGAATGCTCAAGCTGCAGGAGGAGCAAAAGCACAGAAGGCCTAAGCTTTCGCTTGCGTTTTGCCCAGGCCCACAAGTCTCTGTCAAGCCTATTTGAATCTCGTTCCATGGATAAGTACAATGAGTGTCCGGAATCAGAAGATACACGAACCAAGCTTTCATGGAGGAAACAGAAACGGGCAAAGGAGGTGGATCTTCTAAGACGTACAATGTCTGTGCCAGACACAGACAAAGATGGAAATAAAGCTCTGCAGCGCCACACTGACCCACTTAGCAAGCGTGGTGTCCTGCGAGATGGAGTTGGTGCATCCCTGCAGGACAGCAAATCAGATGGGCGCAATAGGAGGTGCTTGTCAATTACACTTATTGATTCCTCACCGACTGGTGACTCTGGTCCCGTCTCACCTATGTCCCCACTAGCCAATCAGCTGTCATCATCTTGTTCCAAAATGCCACCAGGGAGCAGTGAAAACCCAGAATTGCCCATGAGACCAATGAGTCCCAAACCAAGCAGTCCAAGGTCTGCAGGGCAGAAACAGCGGTTCCGTTACCCCTCTTCACGGGCCAACACCCTTTCTCTGATTATTCTCGGCCAGAGTGTTAGTGTTTCAGATCCCCCCGAGAGACCGAGGTCCCTCAAACCTAAAGTGGGCCGTCAGGGTTCTCTCAGCCCACTAAGTACCAGCAGCCATCTGGATGATGGCAGCGTAGACAGCCCCTCTCCCATCAGCACCATTACCTCTATGACAGCCAATGAATTTGAGGTAAGCAAAGGCCATGTTATTACATCTTTTGCCTTGTCATTACCATGTTAGTGCCATTTCTGTTCTACTAATGGTCCACAGTCCAAATTATATGGTGTGTCTGTTGTGCATTGTGCAGGGCAGCAGATGGCCTGTAGCTAATAATGTAAGTGCATGCCTAAAAATCACAGCTGTATAATGAACTGGCCAATAAATATTCAAATATCCATAGCTTAGCTTACAGGAACCGTTTATAATTGTCCCCGTTCCTTGGTATCCTTTAGCTTTTTCTGTACAGTCTTAGCTGCAGACATGGAGTATGGTAGGGTTCCTCAGACATAGATTTGAAATACAACTGGCAAGTAAAATCAGACCCTTTCATTGATCCAATGCATCAGCTAAGTATCAAGCATTTCATCGCAGAAATCAGGTAGGACCAGGAAAACTGAAAATGTAAACACGCCTGCTCCTCCAGTGTTGGCTTTCAGTGGCAGAAGCCTTTAGCTCGACTATGAACAGTGTGACATGCTTAAAACTTTGAGAATATCACCATCTAGAGGTAGCTTTGGAAACATGTAATGGGAACAACCCGTGTAAGATTTAAATCTAGATAAATCAGAATAGGCTTGATGCCTTTCCTGTGTCTTCTCTAGTGACTGTTCAAATGAAGCTGTTGATGGAATGGAAGTTCTATAGGCACTACTCAGGAGTGAATTTCCCCAAACTGTCTGACCAAAGACTATAGGTGTAATCATTAATACAGAGGTTTTAATTTCATTCCTGTACACTGTTTGTTTCCCTTTCTTCCACATACTAGGCAAATGGTCTGAGTCCACTAACAAGAGCATCAGCTCTTTTGAGAACCGGTTCTTATTTAATGATATGGTGCCAGTGAACAATGATTATTAACTATGATTAGTTAAACTATGATGGgctatatttgctcattttgaatcatGAACTAGTTATTATGCTGCCTCCCAATGCACTAATGCCAACAACTTAAATGCTTTGCCCATGGATACTGTGACAGTCTGATGATACTTTTCATGAAACAGCCTAGCATATCGCAGAAGGTATCTCCTGGAAGTCCCCATCTCTCCAGTCACTCTACAGTAATGAAGATGATGAATAGTTCTCCTGCTGGGTCACCAAGTCCGACAACCAGATCTGGATCCAGCATGAGCACTACCCTACCCATGAAGGTCAGACTGCAGAGACACTGTTTTAGGGATGATCTGTGGATCGAGGAGGAGAAGAAGCGGCAGAGGAGGCTGATGAGGGCCACACCAAAGAGGGGCACTCACCCATTGGAAGAGTTAGAGGAAGTAAGTGTGATCAAAACGTCATCTAATGGAGTAAAGACTTAGCTTCTCTTGACTTATTTTTCTTCTCTGTTGTCTATGTTCCCTCTTGAAAAAAACCTCACTTTTCCACAGTTTCTCCTCTACTTTTATCCTTGACAATTGACACACTCTTTTGTAATTTGCTTGTCTGCATCTCTTTCTTTCTACAATTTAAGACCATGAGGTTGGGGGGATTTCTGCTTTACCAGGCAAGAATACTGCAAATACAGACTCGATTTACAGTCTGTTAGTACGCTCATGTTTGGTCCATCAATATTTTTCCTGACCCTACTGATTACCACTCTTGGCTAAGTCTTCTCTCATTACCTAGTGGTGTGGTAGACGAGGGAAAAGGAAATTGTGCTGGACTCCAGACATGCAGAACCAGCCATGGGCTCTACTTTGTTCAAGAAAATAAATGTGGTGTTTAGTAGAGCCATAGTTTCCAATTAAGCTCCAGTCAGTCCAGATATTGTTTTCTGTTCAATCTTCCATACACCAGGTAATATGATGCTCAGGTGTATTAGCACATGAACTGATTGCTCGGACAAGCTACCAGCTGCCAAAACACAAGCCAAACTGGTAGACCATTTGCAcctgcatatacagtggtgcttgaaagtttgtgaaccctttagaattttctatatttctgcataaatatgacctaaaacatcatcagattttcacacaagtcctaaaagtagataaagagaacccagttaaacaaatgagacaaaaatattatacttggtcatttatttattgaggaaaatgatccaatattacatgtttgtgagtggcaaaagtatgtgaacctttgctttcagtatctggtgtgacccccttgtgcagcaataactgcaactaaacatttccggtaactgttgatcagtcctgcacaccggcttggaggaattttagcccattcctccgtacagaacagcttcaactctgggatgttggtgggtttcctcacatgaactgctcgcttcagatccttccacaacatttccattggattaaggtcaggactttgacttggccattccaaaacattaactttattcttctttaaccattctttggtagaacgacttgtgtgcttagggttgttgtcttgctgcatgacccaccttctcttgagattcagttcatggacagatgtcctgacattttcctttagaattcgctggtataattcagaattcattgttccatcaatgatggcaagccgtcctggcccagatgcagcaaaacaggcccaaaccatgatacaaccaccaccatgtttcacagatgggataaggttcttatgctggaatgcagtgttttcctttctccaaacataacacttctcatttaaaccaaaaagttctattttggtctcatccatccacaaaacatttttccagtagccttctggcttgtccacgtgatctttagcaaactgcagatgggcagcaatgttctttttggagagcagtggctttctccttgcaaccctgccatgcacaccattgttgttcagtgttctcctgatggtggactcatgaacattaacattagccaatgtgagagaggccttcagctgcttagaatttaccctggggtcctttgtgacctcgccgactattacacgccttgctcttggagtgatctttgttggtcgaccactcctggggagggtaacaatggtcttgaatttcctccatttgtacacaatctgtctgactgtggattgatggagtccaaactctttagagatggttttgtaaccttttccaacctgatgagcctcaacaacgctttttctgaggtcctcagaaatctcctttgttcgtgccatgatacacttccacaaacatgtgttgtgaagatgagactttgatagatccctgttctttaaataaaacagggtgcccactcacacctgattgtcatcccactgattgaaaacacctgactctaatttcaccttcaaattaactgctaatcctagaagttcacacatacttttgccactcacagatatgtaatattggatcattttcctcaataaataaatgaccaagtataatatttttgtctcatttgtttaactgggttctctttatctacttttaggacttgtgtgaaaatctgatgatgttttagatcatatttatgcagaaatatagaaaattctaaagggttcacaaactttcaagcagcactgtacagCTGCACATATCTGCACTTTATACcagttttttttcagtttgtcttttatatcttttatatttatatgcttctttctttatttctttgtaGCTAAATTCTGTTTTATGTAAATTCCAATACTAGACAGTCAAAGAAAGCattatggcacggtggtgtagtggttagcattgttgcctcacagcaagaaggttctgggtttgagcccagcggctggcggaggcctttctgtgtggagtttgcatgttgtctgcgtgggtttcctccggatgctccagtttccccccacagtcctgctgattaacatggggcggccttgggctgaagtgcccttgagcaaggtacctaacccctaactgctccccaggcgctgtagtgtggctgcccactgctatgtgtgtgtgtacggtatgtgtgttcactgccccagatgggttaaatgcagaggatgaatctcactgcttgagtgtgcatgtgacaaataaaggtttcttcttctacacTGCATGTTGCACTGTGTATGGTTGTGTGTGACCAATAAAATTTGAGTCGATTTGACCATCTTTGCCAATTGGCAGGTTATTTCTCAACTTCTTTATTACTCATCTAAATTAATAAATGTCTAAATAAGCGTTTGCATATTTCTAGATGCCTCACTGTTATGCCATGTTAATAAAAGCAACTCAACAATGATATTGCATTAGTAATGATTATTTagttcagggctttgaaccggaatttttttcctattggttcgttccgaacagaaacggaattttaacgtttccggttttgggttccaccattaaatagacgttcccgaaccggttagaacaaaaaattttgttcccggaacggttaattacgttccctgtcagctgtttaacaaatggctataaaattatgtctctgtctcatccagcttaagccaaatgtaggctaattctattacaaccttcattaaataagacaagaaataattcaaacaattattatttcaaatgttggcgatttggattctcagtatgtcttcccatctacacaaacagaaaaagtgccaaaaatgaaagataatttgtttagtgtgttaccaaaggctagtcaggccctatagagggctaccgcatgacgtcaccgcgccgcgagattttgttaggcgccatattggaagaccaagtacacatctatgcaagtacatacatacataaaacaaactacacctgaaatgtagccagggccggttctgccctaatctgggcccgggtgcaacatcgcgcaacccccccaaaaaaaacaccagtctaaatcaggacaaccatcacataactataactataaacattttatatcaactattttaactaaatgggctataataaatcagcctgcaggcagccacggcgggctgcctcagaaaactaaccatttgtcctaccttaaaactcgttttgcattttctgcctccttttttgtattttcgaccctccgtttattttctttccttttctgaaaacccgatttgtgtccagacattttgttctgctaccaacgaactaactcgtcaggtctcgtctctcgagcccgcgatgattcccgtgggaggggcaacaactgatacatttttacaaacagccaatagggaggttgcaacgttcaggctcttctttgctcagacactcagtaatggagatgtgatagtagtccaccttcccgctctctccattcagtcagcgaacgtcacacaggaagtgacccCCAGCGGgttatagaaacttgcgcaggagaagaatgactatttgtaggctacagaaactttgaggaacgaaataaaaaccggtattaaccggttaccattatttttaataagcgtttctgttccggaacataaaaaataaagtttctggtttcgtttctgttccatgtgaaatagaaaaagttcccggttttcgttccttgaaccggttcaaagccctgatttagtTTGGCTTGAGTTTTGGAGCTGGTAGCTGATCAATCCAAGCAGGGTCGAAATCACCACAGGCTGGTTTGGGAATTATACTTTTTATTAAGATCTGTATGATTAGGATAAGGATAAGGATTACAATCCGTAATTCCTCCAGGTGAGGACGCGGCTGTCTCTATGTGCACTGAAAGTGTTTCCTGGAATGCCACTCCGAAGCTTCTCTCACAGCACCCCCATTGGTCTGGACTGCCTCGGCTGGAGACGACGCATGTCCTCTCCTGGTGAGTACTAAGGCTTAGTCTTTTGATGGCTGCTTGTGCTCATTTTTGAAGCATTACTGAGACCTTATCATCTTCTCTGAGTTGGTATTATGTCCTTTTCTTCTGGTGTATGTGACTGGTTGTCCAAATATGGATATGTCCAGGTATGTAAGGTTAAAATTATGCTTGTTTTGGTAATGGCCAGTGTTGAGATTGTGTGGTGTTTGTGCTCAAAAAGTTGTGAACTCAAGTCTCAGGCCTGAAGTCGTACCTCAAGTGCTCAACTGCTTAGCTAAATTTGGGATAAATGCATTAGCCAAGCAAGTCAGTGGTTGCTAACTGGTGAACTGTAGTGTTTGTGAGGACCCAAATTATTTCACAGGATCAACCAAGGAATTTGAAATAGACTGTAGCGGAACTAATGAACAAAGTACAAAAAAGACCTCGTCCACCTACTCCAGTTTTCAACTGCCTTGGGCTTATACAGCCAGAATCACTTCACAGTAAACACTGGAAGATGATTTTGGGCCTTCCAGGGGTTAACCAGCACATGTTCCAGGCCCTTCCACTGGAATACAGGAGAGCCggggagctaccttgacaaccagGAGAGCGTGGATTCCATCCCCGGAAAGTTTGGTTGTGTTGAGAGTTGCTGTGGGTCAAGTGCCAGATGAATTCATCCATCGCAACTGTAAAGGTATCAATGAGCATCCTTTAGGCATACGTGAGGCTTATGTGGGCTACCAGGGGTTACCATAGCGTTCCGTCGCAACCActgagctcaaaatgttcacgggacaacattctgcagaaagtgaaaagtttgcctaaGGGGGCGTGGCTTATTCCGTGTTGCTATAGCTATGCCTTACTGCAGCCATGAAAACTGTACACATTGCCGTCAATGCTGTAAGGCCATACGTTGCTATATGCCACCATGGGTTTTACCGCCTTCTTCCATTGCTATATGTCATGGCTactgtggcttcatttgcatatttactccacccaaatttatgcaacggatcacctccaaaatctgccagAATGACCACCGTAGCCCCAGCCATGGTTCTcacagtcaagtcaaagtccttcccacgccttacagtacctggta
Coding sequences within it:
- the LOC132887217 gene encoding uncharacterized protein LOC132887217 isoform X3; protein product: MLSVMCFLRAFFTVQEALEAPNDPGGAEQTKCELDSYPQGWREQESDSSHEPWNDEDEFSALLEVEHLYPGLNLEAAPEKSDCKVQGGGTNTHCREQEIQHINTLNPEKEELKRHINAHRGELTEVTQEGLSLSVNGLNTAEHDQGTGEVNTQHVNTHGSKHTHTITNHTEELKTQDTENTEFTGKTCVETNSEETAGSQAVEKKDENIAKEKRKDYTEPHDETQSSSTKYCAKTYRKVSTYSQRTDLFRLNNSGKHNSESTSECSAEIHNSNINTLCDRLHSTEIHSSDSREGEIRDTGGQRCSQDSDLHQTNSNNLDAHCPETFIDTEGTTCFQQRHSITPGCVNIEHKAPPSQNDICNGKTSIYKADELDLLSRSERKQINCNEYALHTHAPNESTNTSGVNRKALNTSVHCKDALIVFTTCRDCNVAEIAPSKTEEYSSTHLNTCDGDTKPHDTLCVSGDHLGTESVNSPASGLLHPLNGQLLPACSEETAAETILHTEAETQLQNPPHDQHQDLETKFLPCSTDCHDDDRIIWRKPPVVATESNESTLPYTGGFKQFVIREDRRDRFEEKAWEDSSFPLTLSPLSTSVERLAEGTTFIQIHHECKDVDSHNPELLTFSSHSCDVSHYSLSTEEKVKDPSQELTRSEEVEDSLYPKHGQSIKDEHHPPFHSAKSNHSEIRSENCVLSNPVETQAPLFTFCQPTHTHEQCVNVLNSHTLFIDLKHKRSISSPRGNESPFPETSTIKTVEDSKACFVEKNDPQSDQIEPCWNLSVHNNTASEKSAEAKEAVAVCNPWLEPFSDGPESDSEDSDQTNSLVLTFDQNEGALQLDLVSFDGLKKRSDGLCPVDWSSEDSAVSGLGEDLESIHCDFYPPKVENLGQPTQKEYLEKDSCLHSECNIISTDDKLHNDQKCHIDSHLIQSVPNGLGPFTHSEQCKDINHTHIYTSLCGCMQETDLDSFSSQPHQPCTEVLKSSPDCLETQDPLKQDDQKELFSSTQLKSHNSIGSCREKEDSSLALSGEKTIRYTQPEVLLTSRSLEPIPETDCILDNFSNLNDDTFLGDKETDTEKFGSKKMKPSESDQDILGVASCKHRLAVCKGKSEDQPCSAPLDLNEDKSLQNNEATSIKCPSTGSLELDTSSINSEDQEEQRSPVAGPTVKSQQTKSKVKPSKFSVFSKMSSFRRGKSMARDGSVSKGEISPKDSQDRGEDLLFSRSHLTQDAGRDPESQTDNSDDEVFYKSEAGNKQPGLRADTEEEEVEEDVFDHVQGTGDTEGSEMSQLKQNTGSECSSCRRSKSTEGLSFRLRFAQAHKSLSSLFESRSMDKYNECPESEDTRTKLSWRKQKRAKEVDLLRRTMSVPDTDKDGNKALQRHTDPLSKRGVLRDGVGASLQDSKSDGRNRRCLSITLIDSSPTGDSGPVSPMSPLANQLSSSCSKMPPGSSENPELPMRPMSPKPSSPRSAGQKQRFRYPSSRANTLSLIILGQSVSVSDPPERPRSLKPKVGRQGSLSPLSTSSHLDDGSVDSPSPISTITSMTANEFEPSISQKVSPGSPHLSSHSTVMKMMNSSPAGSPSPTTRSGSSMSTTLPMKVRLQRHCFRDDLWIEEEKKRQRRLMRATPKRGTHPLEELEEVRTRLSLCALKVFPGMPLRSFSHSTPIGLDCLGWRRRMSSPAVIVPDGAPEKLGGGDEAGSEEDLYEELRSSGHRFPHPGGAGEQLAINELISDGSVVYAEALWDHVTMDDQELGFKAGDVIEVVDATNKEWWWGRILDSEGWFPASFVRLRVNQDEPMEDYLAQLEEAQEEQSSGVGLLLGPGLPCKEQMRTNVINEIMSTERDYIKHLKDICEGYIKQCRRRMDMFTEEQLCTIFGNIEDIYRFQKKFLKCLEKRFNKDEPHLSEIGSCFLEHQTDFQIYSEYCNNHPNACVQLSKLMKLNKYVFFFEACRLLQKMIDISLDGFLLTPVQKICKYPLQLAELLKYTNPQHRDYKDVEAALNGMKNVARLINERKRRLENVDKIAQWQSSIEDWEGEDILSRSSDLIYSGELTKISPPHAKSQQRMFFLFNHQMVYCKKDLLRRDILYYKGRMDMDQMEVLDVEDGKDRELNVSVKNAVKLRSLSGDEVHLLCAKKPEQKQRWLRAFGDEREQVQHDQETGFSITEVQKKQAMLNACKSHPAGKPKAVTRPYYDFLLRQKHPTLPTSLPQQQVFMLAEPKRKSSNFWHNIGRLTPFKK